The following are encoded in a window of Paraburkholderia hospita genomic DNA:
- the aspA gene encoding aspartate ammonia-lyase: protein MSTSNERIEHDLLGDLPVPNDAYYGVHTLRALANFPITGIPISTYPNLVNALASVKEAAAMANHELGLLAEHKMKAIVHACREIRNGTAHDQFVVDVIQGGAGTSTNMNANEVIANLALEHLGHQRGDYALLHPNEDVNLGQSTNDVYPTALKIATYMGIVQLVHAMGVLRHSFERKAEEFRDDLKMGRTQLQDAVPMTLGQEFSTFAVMLGEDEDRLTEASKLICEINLGATAIGTGINTSPEYAALACRHLASITGIPVTTSPNLVEATQDVGSFVQLSGVLKRVAIKLSKTCNDLRLLSSGPRAGFGEINLPPVQAGSSIMPGKVNPVIPEVVNQIAFEVIGNDVTVSFAAEAGQLQLNAFEPLIAHSLFKSVAHLRAGCLTLASRCVDGITANRDRLHALVENSIGIVTALNPYIGYTNATQVAQEALASGRSVAEIVIEKGLLSRAQLDEILQPSMLTQPRQAVVFPPQSTEGDAG, encoded by the coding sequence ATGTCCACGTCCAATGAACGCATCGAGCACGATCTTCTCGGCGACCTCCCTGTGCCGAATGACGCCTACTACGGCGTGCACACCCTTCGGGCACTCGCCAATTTCCCGATCACGGGCATCCCGATCTCGACGTATCCGAATCTCGTCAATGCACTGGCGAGCGTGAAAGAGGCGGCAGCCATGGCCAACCACGAACTCGGCCTGCTTGCGGAACACAAGATGAAGGCGATCGTTCATGCGTGTCGGGAGATCCGCAACGGTACCGCGCATGACCAGTTCGTGGTGGACGTCATTCAGGGCGGCGCGGGCACGTCGACCAACATGAACGCGAACGAAGTGATCGCCAATCTGGCGCTGGAACACCTTGGCCACCAGCGCGGCGACTACGCGTTGCTGCATCCCAATGAAGACGTCAATCTCGGTCAAAGCACGAATGACGTGTACCCGACCGCGTTGAAGATCGCGACGTACATGGGGATCGTTCAGCTGGTCCATGCGATGGGTGTATTGCGTCACTCGTTCGAACGCAAGGCTGAGGAATTCCGCGACGACCTCAAGATGGGGCGAACGCAACTGCAGGACGCTGTTCCCATGACGCTCGGTCAGGAGTTCAGCACATTCGCGGTCATGCTTGGAGAAGACGAGGATCGGCTTACGGAAGCGTCAAAGCTGATCTGCGAGATCAACCTCGGCGCAACGGCCATCGGCACCGGGATCAACACGTCGCCAGAGTACGCGGCACTTGCGTGCCGGCATCTTGCCAGTATCACGGGCATACCCGTCACCACGTCACCCAATCTCGTCGAAGCGACACAAGACGTGGGCTCGTTCGTCCAGTTGTCGGGCGTACTCAAGCGCGTTGCCATCAAACTCTCCAAGACGTGTAACGACCTTCGGCTTCTTTCGAGCGGTCCGCGCGCGGGTTTTGGTGAAATCAATCTGCCGCCCGTCCAGGCTGGCTCCAGCATCATGCCCGGCAAGGTCAACCCCGTCATTCCGGAAGTCGTCAACCAGATCGCCTTTGAAGTCATTGGTAACGACGTGACGGTGAGCTTTGCGGCAGAAGCCGGTCAGCTGCAATTGAATGCGTTTGAGCCGCTTATCGCACACAGTCTCTTCAAGAGCGTTGCACACCTGCGCGCGGGATGCCTCACGCTTGCTTCGAGGTGCGTCGACGGGATCACGGCGAATCGTGACAGGCTTCACGCGCTCGTTGAGAACTCGATCGGCATCGTGACGGCGCTCAATCCTTATATCGGCTATACCAACGCGACGCAGGTTGCACAGGAGGCGCTCGCGTCAGGGAGAAGCGTCGCCGAGATCGTCATTGAGAAGGGTTTGCTGAGCCGGGCGCAACTCGACGAAATTCTGCAACCGTCGATGCTGACTCAGCCAAGACAGGCCGTTGTCTTTCCACCGCAGTCGACCGAGGGGGACGCCGGTTGA
- the nthA gene encoding nitrile hydratase subunit alpha: MTQQFEYPEDREASSAAKVRALEALLIEKGVIGSDSVDAVLAHFETMAGPFNGAKIVAHAWVDPDYKQRLIQDTPKAIAELSLPLGMAGAEGEHMAAVANDANVHNLIICTLCSCYPWPVLGLPPYWYKDPVFRARGVREPRAVLQEFGVTVPAEKEVKVWDSSAQIRWFVVPERPANTGHLNEEELAALVTPESMMGVALVAAPAA, from the coding sequence ATGACCCAACAGTTCGAATATCCGGAAGACCGCGAAGCGTCGAGTGCCGCCAAGGTCCGCGCACTCGAAGCGCTGCTGATCGAGAAAGGCGTGATCGGCAGCGATTCCGTCGATGCCGTGCTCGCGCACTTCGAGACGATGGCAGGCCCGTTCAACGGCGCGAAGATCGTCGCGCATGCGTGGGTCGATCCGGACTACAAGCAGCGACTCATCCAAGACACGCCCAAAGCGATTGCCGAGCTTTCGCTGCCGCTCGGCATGGCGGGCGCGGAAGGCGAGCACATGGCCGCCGTCGCCAACGACGCCAACGTGCACAACCTGATCATCTGCACGTTGTGCTCGTGTTACCCGTGGCCCGTGCTCGGCCTGCCGCCATACTGGTACAAGGACCCGGTATTTCGCGCGCGCGGCGTGCGCGAGCCGCGCGCGGTGTTGCAGGAATTCGGCGTAACCGTGCCCGCGGAGAAGGAAGTGAAGGTGTGGGACAGCAGCGCGCAAATCCGCTGGTTCGTCGTGCCAGAGCGGCCCGCGAACACTGGACATCTGAACGAGGAAGAACTCGCCGCGCTCGTCACGCCGGAATCGATGATGGGCGTCGCGCTCGTCGCCGCGCCCGCTGCCTGA
- a CDS encoding nitrile hydratase accessory protein gives MFTRFEEYAAASMLGTPDSPPRLDGKLFFTNRWERDVFGLALSLSKAGCFEWEDFRQSLIASIAKWETIDCENQPRWDYYERFLEALLNVVEASGVLSRDELQRVITARRVAVQQ, from the coding sequence ATGTTCACGCGCTTCGAGGAATACGCCGCGGCATCGATGCTCGGCACACCGGACTCGCCGCCGCGTCTGGACGGCAAGCTGTTTTTCACCAACCGCTGGGAGCGCGACGTGTTCGGTCTCGCGCTGTCGCTGTCGAAGGCGGGCTGCTTCGAATGGGAAGACTTTCGACAGAGCCTGATTGCGTCGATCGCGAAGTGGGAAACGATCGACTGCGAGAACCAGCCGCGCTGGGACTACTACGAACGCTTTCTCGAAGCGCTGTTGAACGTGGTCGAAGCGAGCGGCGTGCTGTCGCGAGACGAACTTCAGCGAGTCATCACGGCGCGGCGCGTGGCGGTTCAACAGTAA
- a CDS encoding CobW family GTP-binding protein codes for MRLKKIPTTVVTGFLGAGKTTLVNHILDATRPMQIGIVVNEFGEVGIDGQLIVADEEAVIEINNGCVCCTVRTDLVASVRDLLTRFGDRMERLIVETSGLADPAPVLQTFLADPDVRERVELESVVAVIDALHADAQLDDDIAREQVVFADRIIVNKTDIASPQAVDALVERIRELNPTAQVDFANHSAVAVDSLLGVRSFSLDNLLAVEPDLLDEAGHDHEHDDTIASCAFIVPGALDATRFNRWINQLVQTDGLQLLRMKGVLNLHDEARRLHFHSVHMLLDAKFGKAWERDEHRENRFVMIGRNIDAERMRDGLLSCMH; via the coding sequence ATGCGACTCAAGAAAATCCCTACGACAGTAGTGACCGGCTTTCTCGGCGCCGGTAAGACGACACTCGTCAATCACATCCTCGACGCGACGCGGCCGATGCAGATCGGCATCGTCGTGAACGAGTTCGGCGAAGTAGGTATCGACGGACAGTTGATCGTCGCCGACGAAGAAGCCGTCATCGAAATCAACAACGGTTGCGTGTGCTGCACGGTCCGCACGGATCTCGTCGCGAGCGTGCGCGATCTGCTCACTCGTTTCGGCGACCGGATGGAGCGGCTGATCGTCGAGACCTCGGGCCTTGCCGATCCCGCGCCTGTATTGCAGACGTTTCTCGCCGATCCCGACGTGCGCGAGCGCGTCGAACTCGAATCGGTGGTCGCCGTCATCGATGCACTGCATGCCGATGCGCAGCTTGACGACGACATCGCGAGAGAACAGGTCGTGTTCGCCGACCGGATCATCGTCAACAAGACCGACATCGCGTCGCCGCAAGCAGTCGATGCGCTGGTCGAACGCATCCGTGAGCTCAATCCCACCGCACAGGTCGACTTCGCGAATCACTCCGCCGTCGCCGTCGATTCACTTCTCGGCGTGCGCAGCTTTTCGCTCGACAACCTGCTCGCCGTCGAACCCGATCTGCTCGACGAAGCGGGCCATGACCACGAGCACGACGACACGATCGCATCGTGCGCGTTCATCGTGCCGGGCGCGCTCGACGCAACGCGCTTCAACCGTTGGATCAATCAGCTCGTGCAGACCGACGGCCTGCAACTGCTACGCATGAAAGGCGTGCTCAACCTGCACGACGAAGCGCGGCGGCTGCATTTCCACAGCGTTCACATGCTGCTCGATGCGAAGTTCGGCAAGGCGTGGGAGCGCGATGAACACCGCGAGAACCGCTTCGTGATGATCGGCAGAAATATCGACGCCGAGCGGATGCGCGACGGTCTATTGAGTTGCATGCACTAA
- a CDS encoding DUF1097 domain-containing protein, giving the protein MKKPEAYTLSIGVLAVADTWLTGTLLPVPVWVTFIAWASFFVLGGGRAGFVKSVASNLTGLVIASLTLLCIATTSGSAFAVAVLVGIGSAAMVQASKLKLLDVLPAIVWGFASTVGTNVATGKAITTAGIGNPALVAAAALVTGAAFGFVSEVVGEALAFRREHRLG; this is encoded by the coding sequence ATGAAAAAGCCTGAGGCGTACACATTGAGCATCGGCGTTCTTGCTGTCGCCGACACATGGCTCACGGGAACCCTGCTTCCCGTTCCCGTCTGGGTGACGTTCATCGCCTGGGCATCGTTCTTCGTGCTGGGCGGCGGACGTGCAGGCTTCGTCAAGAGCGTCGCGTCGAATCTGACGGGGCTCGTGATCGCCTCGCTGACGCTGCTGTGCATTGCGACGACGAGCGGCAGCGCATTCGCGGTCGCCGTGCTGGTCGGCATCGGCAGCGCGGCGATGGTGCAGGCGTCGAAGCTCAAGCTGCTCGACGTGTTGCCCGCGATCGTGTGGGGCTTCGCATCGACAGTCGGCACCAACGTCGCCACCGGCAAGGCGATCACGACGGCGGGTATCGGCAACCCCGCGCTCGTCGCCGCTGCCGCGCTCGTGACGGGCGCGGCGTTCGGCTTCGTGTCGGAAGTCGTTGGCGAAGCGCTCGCATTCAGGCGCGAGCATCGGCTTGGTTAA
- a CDS encoding asparaginase, whose protein sequence is MSALLIAACIALPVCSTFAVAADSNADQSTTVDGQNKKLPRIVVLATGGTISGTADARSAIGYNSGERTGQQLLKDVPGIGKFATITAEQVSNVGSQDMNDGIWFQLAKRINEIFDRGEADGVVITHGTDTMEETAFFLKNVLHSRKPVVLVGSMRPGGVVGADGPNNLLEAVEVAASPQAQGRGVMVVMNDTIHDPRWITKTNTTSVQTFLSPNAGPIGFVDPASIRFVMPLTDSRQSPYTLPAAGPLPRVDIVYAHSNMDASQIDHAVADNAKGIVIAGVGDGDVSKAALAAMERAAKMGIVVVRASRVGTGFVNRNVEVDDDKSGFVASLDLNPQKARVLTQLLIANGITTPAKVQQAFSATY, encoded by the coding sequence GTGAGCGCGCTGCTGATCGCGGCATGTATTGCGCTTCCCGTCTGCTCGACATTTGCGGTAGCCGCTGACTCCAATGCGGATCAGTCGACCACCGTCGATGGCCAGAACAAAAAGCTGCCACGCATCGTGGTGCTCGCGACGGGTGGGACGATATCTGGAACGGCAGACGCACGTTCAGCCATTGGTTACAACTCCGGCGAGAGAACTGGCCAGCAGTTGCTCAAGGATGTTCCCGGAATCGGAAAGTTCGCGACGATCACTGCCGAACAGGTTTCGAATGTCGGTTCGCAAGACATGAATGACGGGATCTGGTTTCAGCTGGCCAAACGCATCAATGAAATCTTCGATCGCGGTGAGGCGGATGGTGTCGTGATAACGCATGGTACGGATACGATGGAAGAGACCGCCTTCTTCCTGAAGAATGTCTTGCATTCTCGCAAGCCGGTGGTTCTCGTCGGGTCCATGCGCCCGGGTGGCGTTGTCGGCGCTGATGGTCCGAATAACCTTCTCGAAGCAGTTGAGGTTGCGGCGAGTCCTCAGGCACAGGGGCGCGGGGTGATGGTGGTCATGAACGATACGATCCACGACCCGCGCTGGATCACCAAAACGAACACAACCTCCGTTCAGACATTCCTGTCGCCGAACGCAGGTCCAATAGGATTTGTCGATCCGGCATCGATCCGATTCGTCATGCCCCTAACGGACTCCCGTCAGTCTCCCTATACGCTGCCCGCCGCCGGACCGTTGCCCCGCGTCGATATTGTCTACGCGCACAGCAATATGGATGCGTCGCAGATCGACCATGCAGTCGCCGACAATGCGAAAGGGATTGTGATCGCAGGCGTAGGCGACGGTGACGTATCGAAGGCGGCGTTGGCTGCCATGGAGCGGGCCGCGAAGATGGGGATTGTGGTGGTTCGCGCTTCTCGCGTCGGAACGGGCTTTGTGAATCGGAATGTGGAAGTTGACGATGACAAGAGCGGCTTTGTCGCCTCTCTTGATCTCAATCCACAAAAGGCCCGTGTGTTGACGCAATTGCTGATCGCAAACGGCATCACGACACCCGCCAAAGTGCAGCAGGCATTTTCTGCAACGTACTGA
- a CDS encoding LysR substrate-binding domain-containing protein translates to MEIKWIEDFIALAQYQSFSRAAEFRNVTQSGFSRRIQSLEQWVGAELIDRSSFPPVLTPAGQLFREVADDVLNKLFDTRAIIRTEQRIAGKSLQIAAGHTIALSFLPSWLKHLSTHFGEVRARVVPTNVHDSILMLVNGNCELMFAYHHPELPLHLDPVKYEHVTVGIDTLMPASRPNPRLAPLFRLPGTTKQPLPHISYTETSYFGRCLALLLSRASDTPALRLHYESDMAEVLKKLVMEGEGIAWLPKSAIAAELDEGELVPAGPSAWNLEIELRVYRDASNRNEFLDTLWQHLRAVSPVTG, encoded by the coding sequence ATGGAAATCAAGTGGATCGAGGACTTCATCGCCCTCGCTCAGTACCAGAGCTTCTCACGTGCAGCGGAATTCCGGAACGTGACCCAATCCGGATTCAGCAGGCGCATTCAGTCTCTCGAGCAATGGGTTGGCGCGGAACTGATCGACCGCAGCAGCTTCCCTCCCGTCCTGACACCTGCAGGGCAACTGTTCCGCGAAGTCGCCGATGACGTCCTGAACAAGCTCTTCGATACCCGCGCCATCATACGTACCGAGCAACGCATCGCCGGCAAGAGCCTGCAGATTGCGGCGGGGCACACGATCGCGCTGAGTTTCCTGCCTTCGTGGCTCAAGCATCTTTCGACTCACTTTGGAGAAGTGCGCGCACGTGTGGTGCCCACCAATGTGCATGACTCGATCCTGATGCTCGTGAACGGCAACTGCGAGTTGATGTTCGCATACCACCACCCCGAACTTCCGCTGCATCTCGATCCTGTGAAGTACGAGCACGTCACAGTCGGTATCGACACGCTGATGCCTGCCAGCAGGCCGAACCCGCGTCTGGCTCCGTTGTTTCGTCTGCCGGGAACGACGAAGCAGCCCTTGCCCCACATTTCGTACACGGAAACGAGCTATTTCGGACGTTGTCTTGCCCTGCTGCTCAGCCGGGCTTCCGATACCCCGGCATTGCGGCTTCACTATGAATCGGACATGGCCGAAGTGCTCAAGAAGCTCGTGATGGAAGGCGAAGGCATCGCGTGGCTTCCGAAGAGCGCCATCGCTGCCGAACTCGACGAGGGCGAGCTGGTTCCCGCTGGACCGTCTGCGTGGAATCTGGAGATCGAGCTTCGCGTCTATCGCGACGCATCCAACCGCAATGAGTTTCTGGATACGCTCTGGCAGCATCTTCGTGCCGTTTCGCCCGTGACGGGCTAG
- the nthB gene encoding nitrile hydratase subunit beta, whose product MKLQHHLGGIENLGPVSTETRVFVEPWEKRIFGIHTVMMAESAHLANALHSYPIDQLPTTFKNDWTWASLRTGAEDMQPFDYFKYRYYEKWLGGISQFFVDQGYITAEELAQKTAHYRASPDATLPDQPDTALAAQVDAYLQNGDSGYHALERAARFAKGDTVRIADPDAVDHTRLPGYLRNKTGTVDLVYPGAFSYFVSTGVDGIGEPMPVYRIAFDTADIWGEGKSEANTTLYADLYEAYVQPAN is encoded by the coding sequence GTGAAATTACAGCATCACCTTGGCGGCATCGAAAACCTCGGCCCCGTCAGCACCGAGACGCGCGTTTTCGTCGAGCCGTGGGAAAAGCGCATTTTCGGCATTCATACCGTGATGATGGCCGAGAGCGCGCATCTGGCGAACGCGCTGCATTCTTATCCGATCGATCAACTGCCGACCACGTTCAAGAACGACTGGACGTGGGCGTCGCTGCGCACGGGCGCCGAAGACATGCAGCCATTCGATTACTTCAAGTACCGCTACTACGAGAAGTGGCTAGGCGGCATTTCGCAGTTCTTCGTCGATCAGGGCTACATCACGGCGGAAGAACTCGCGCAGAAGACGGCGCACTATCGCGCGAGCCCAGATGCCACCTTGCCGGACCAGCCGGACACGGCCCTCGCCGCGCAGGTCGATGCGTATCTGCAAAACGGCGATTCGGGCTATCACGCGCTCGAACGCGCAGCGCGCTTTGCAAAAGGCGACACGGTGCGCATCGCCGACCCCGACGCCGTCGATCACACGCGTCTGCCCGGCTATCTGCGCAACAAGACGGGCACCGTCGATCTCGTCTATCCGGGCGCGTTCTCGTACTTCGTCTCGACGGGCGTGGACGGCATCGGAGAGCCGATGCCCGTCTACCGGATCGCCTTCGATACCGCCGACATCTGGGGCGAAGGCAAGAGCGAAGCCAACACGACCCTCTACGCCGACCTGTACGAAGCCTACGTACAGCCGGCCAACTAA
- the cuyB gene encoding cysteate racemase, with product MTPGIVENRRKYGIVGGLGPLGSADVFFKLVKAMPPSTDAEHADLIFQQHPFRSSGVGSAATTERKLYIFNMIRDFEKRGVTTVVLPCFLSHTFIDELKSNTTLQIVDMVEAVRHHVRRRFRGARRIGVLASDYTREKRLFERYFTSPEFEVVHPRMAEGIDLVTEAVYGPEGIKSGHLRGRPVELLHNACADLIEQGVDVIVPGMTEIALVADEIRLLSVPLVDSNLVYAQHVVSGQYDPASGVFKVGVVGGVGPAATIDFLDKIVRNTPAQRDQDHIRLLVEQNPQIPDRTENLIGDGADPTVSLYATCKRLEEGDADIIAIPCNTAHAFVERIQPYLGIPIVNMLTETVRYLRESYPAQREIGVLATSGTIASGVYEKALESQGLRQVAPGPALQARVMEAIYGKDGVKAGFTTGQCQEDIAAAVEGLIAEGVEIIVLGCTELPLLLPQSEFAGRNGARVRLIDPTDVLARQCIAYATAASESPASKSVR from the coding sequence ATGACACCCGGGATCGTCGAGAACAGGCGCAAGTACGGTATCGTCGGCGGCCTCGGGCCGCTGGGAAGCGCCGACGTGTTCTTCAAGCTCGTGAAGGCGATGCCGCCGTCGACGGATGCCGAGCACGCCGATCTGATTTTCCAGCAGCATCCGTTCAGGAGTTCGGGCGTGGGAAGCGCCGCCACGACCGAGCGCAAGCTCTACATCTTCAACATGATCCGCGATTTTGAAAAGCGGGGCGTGACGACAGTCGTGCTTCCCTGCTTTCTCAGTCACACCTTTATCGATGAACTGAAATCGAACACGACTCTGCAGATCGTCGATATGGTTGAAGCGGTGCGTCACCACGTCCGCAGGCGATTTCGCGGAGCGCGTCGGATAGGTGTCCTCGCGTCGGACTACACGCGGGAGAAACGACTGTTCGAGCGTTACTTCACGTCGCCGGAGTTCGAGGTTGTTCACCCGCGCATGGCCGAGGGCATCGACCTTGTCACCGAAGCCGTCTATGGCCCGGAAGGCATCAAGAGCGGTCATCTGCGCGGCCGGCCGGTTGAACTGCTGCACAACGCTTGCGCGGATCTCATCGAGCAAGGCGTCGATGTCATCGTTCCGGGAATGACCGAGATCGCGCTCGTCGCGGATGAAATCCGTCTGCTGAGCGTGCCGCTGGTCGATTCCAATCTCGTGTATGCACAGCACGTCGTGTCGGGCCAATACGACCCGGCCTCGGGTGTTTTCAAGGTCGGGGTCGTGGGCGGAGTCGGCCCTGCTGCGACGATTGATTTCCTCGACAAGATCGTGCGCAACACACCGGCCCAACGAGACCAGGATCACATCAGGCTGCTCGTCGAACAGAACCCGCAGATTCCCGATCGTACAGAGAATCTGATCGGCGACGGCGCAGACCCGACGGTGTCGTTGTACGCAACATGCAAGCGGCTGGAGGAGGGCGATGCCGACATCATCGCCATTCCGTGCAACACCGCTCACGCGTTTGTGGAACGCATCCAGCCGTACCTCGGCATCCCCATCGTGAACATGCTGACGGAAACGGTCCGCTATCTGCGGGAGTCTTATCCGGCGCAACGCGAGATCGGCGTTCTCGCGACCTCGGGCACGATCGCGAGCGGTGTCTATGAAAAAGCGCTTGAATCGCAGGGGCTTCGCCAGGTTGCGCCGGGCCCCGCACTCCAGGCGCGCGTGATGGAGGCGATCTATGGCAAGGACGGAGTCAAGGCAGGGTTCACGACGGGGCAGTGTCAGGAAGACATCGCTGCAGCCGTCGAAGGCCTGATTGCTGAAGGTGTCGAAATCATCGTCCTGGGCTGCACCGAACTCCCGCTTCTTCTTCCGCAGAGTGAGTTCGCAGGCAGAAACGGCGCTCGCGTGAGGCTGATCGATCCGACCGACGTGCTTGCCCGGCAGTGCATCGCCTATGCGACGGCGGCCAGCGAATCACCCGCCAGCAAGAGCGTAAGGTAA
- a CDS encoding dicarboxylate/amino acid:cation symporter codes for MKNRLTLNIAAGMLLGVIAGYVCHTSLSDPATVKAVAGYFSIVTDIFLRLIKMIIAPLVFATLVSGLAGMDSGQDVGRIGLRSVGWFVCASLLSLSLGLVLANLLQPGAGLHLVENAGEVSTGLNTSALNVKDVITHAFPTSLMDAMARNDILQILVFSVLLGLALSALKRDERVMVVIKAIDGMVPVMLRLTNYVMRAAPLGVFGAIASAVTLRGVDVLYTYGKLIGSFYLGLALLWLILTGIGYVFLGRRVGTLLKAVREPAMIAFSTASSEAAYPRLTEQLEKFGVDKKVVGFTLPLGYAFNLDGSMMYQAFAAIFIAQAFGVDMPVSQQIFMLLVLMLSSKGMASVPRGSVVVVAAVAPMFHLPAAGVAMVLAIDQILDMGRTMTNVIGNSVATAVIAKWEGRRQSEPDDASLFDQAEVGAK; via the coding sequence ATGAAAAATCGCCTTACTCTGAATATTGCCGCCGGGATGCTGCTCGGGGTCATTGCCGGCTATGTGTGTCACACGAGCTTGTCCGACCCGGCGACGGTCAAGGCCGTGGCCGGTTATTTCTCGATCGTCACGGACATCTTTCTGCGGCTCATCAAGATGATCATCGCGCCGCTGGTCTTCGCGACCCTCGTGTCCGGGCTGGCCGGGATGGACAGCGGGCAGGATGTAGGCCGTATCGGCCTGCGCTCGGTGGGCTGGTTCGTCTGTGCATCCTTGCTGTCGCTGAGTCTGGGTCTCGTGCTGGCCAATCTGCTGCAGCCGGGCGCCGGCCTGCATCTGGTCGAGAATGCCGGTGAGGTGAGTACCGGGCTCAATACGTCGGCATTGAACGTCAAGGACGTCATCACGCACGCGTTTCCGACCAGCCTGATGGATGCGATGGCGCGCAACGACATCCTGCAGATTCTGGTCTTCTCGGTCTTGCTTGGACTTGCGCTCAGTGCGTTGAAGCGAGACGAACGCGTGATGGTCGTCATCAAGGCCATCGACGGAATGGTGCCTGTCATGCTGCGCCTGACCAACTATGTGATGCGCGCCGCGCCATTGGGCGTGTTCGGGGCCATTGCTTCGGCGGTGACGCTGCGGGGCGTCGACGTGCTCTACACCTACGGCAAGCTGATTGGCTCGTTCTATCTTGGGTTGGCGCTGTTGTGGTTGATTCTGACGGGCATTGGCTACGTGTTCCTCGGCCGTCGCGTCGGTACCTTGCTCAAGGCTGTGCGCGAGCCGGCGATGATCGCATTCTCGACGGCCAGCAGTGAGGCAGCCTATCCCCGTCTGACGGAGCAACTGGAGAAGTTCGGCGTCGACAAGAAGGTCGTCGGTTTTACGCTGCCGCTGGGCTATGCTTTCAATCTGGACGGTTCGATGATGTATCAGGCGTTTGCCGCGATCTTCATCGCGCAGGCCTTTGGTGTCGACATGCCCGTTTCTCAGCAGATCTTCATGTTGCTGGTGCTGATGCTGAGCAGCAAGGGCATGGCCAGCGTGCCACGCGGTTCGGTCGTCGTCGTCGCCGCAGTGGCGCCGATGTTTCATCTGCCGGCTGCAGGCGTGGCGATGGTGCTGGCCATCGATCAGATCCTCGATATGGGACGCACGATGACCAATGTCATCGGCAATAGCGTAGCGACAGCCGTCATTGCAAAGTGGGAGGGTCGCCGGCAGAGCGAACCTGACGACGCGTCGCTGTTCGATCAGGCGGAGGTCGGAGCGAAATGA